The Ascochyta rabiei chromosome 5, complete sequence genome has a segment encoding these proteins:
- a CDS encoding Protein-histidine N-methyltransferase: MSFSFGFSGEDIEEYPNDVTPHTQEQNVSIAHVPPPIEARAHDLDELLASLPDKLSFSTLALTSPKGFIARLPRREIFDVRVQLMAEDDGSQENVLAGLENTDLQTNVYEGGYKTWECSLDLVKFLLDRGPRKDLDDLVRVNHVVELGCGSAVPSLLLFQYALKNQLSMIFTLADYNADVVRLVTLPNLVLAWVATLSPEQSAKLLPHGNPLFDEEEEHGDLYLTPELLTVFKQQLQQTGLTLNLLSGSWTPTGKFLDLVPSTPQLDTLILGSETIYSPASLTAFAETIVALMSRVKTGKTIVAAKRVYFGVGGSVDAFREQCANRSAVAYEMEFEGLETGGVRRCLLEVQMC, encoded by the exons ATGTCTTTTAGCTTCGGCTTCTCCGGCGAGGACATAGAAGAGTACCCAAACGACGTCACCCCTCATACACAAGAGCAAAACGTGTCGATAGCGCATGTGCCGCCACCGATCGAGGCGAGAGCACATGACTTGGACGAACTG CTGGCCAGCCTGCCGGATAAACTCTCCTTCTCGACCCTAGCTCTCACATCACCAAAAGGCTTCATAGCCCGCCTCCCGCGGCGCGAGATCTTTGATGTCCGCGTGCAACTCATGGCCGAAGATGACGGGTCCCAGGAAAACGTGCTTGCTGGCCTTGAAAACACGGATCTCCAAACAAACGTCTATGAAGGCGGCTACAAGACCTGGGAGTGCAGTCTCGACCTTGTCAAGTTTCTTCTCGATCGTGGGCCCAGGAAAGATCTCGACGACCTTGTCCGCGTGAACCACGTCGTCGAACTAGGCTGCGGGTCTGCTGTTCCCTCTCTCCTCCTCTTTCAGTATGCGTTGAAAAATCAGTTGAGCATGATCTTCACTCTTGCCGACTACAATGCTGACGTCGTCCGTCTGGTTACACTACCAAATCTTGTCCTTGCATGGGTAGCTACACTATCACCAGAGCAGAGCGCCAAACTGCTGCCGCACGGCAATCCACTGTTcgacgaagaggaggagcaTGGTGATCTGTACCTCACCCCTGAGTTATTGACCGTTTTCAAGCAGCAACTTCAACAAACGGGTCTAACGCTGAACTTACTCTCTGGCTCGTGGACGCCCACTGGCAAGTTTCTAGACCTAGTTCCCTCAACGCCACAATTAGATACTCTGATACTGGGCTCCGAGACCATATACAGCCCTGCCTCGCTCACTGCGTTTGCTGAAACCATAGTCGCTCTGATGAGCAGAGTCAAGACGGGCAAAACGATTGTAGCGGCGAAAAGAGTGTATTTTGGTGTGGGTGGTAGTGTTGATGCGTTCAGAGAGCAGTGTGCCAATCGCAGTGCGGTGGCCTATGAGATGGAGTTTGAAGGTCTGGAAACGGGCGGCGTAAGGAGGTGTCTACTTGAGGTGCAGATGTGTTGA
- a CDS encoding Delta(7)-sterol 5(6)-desaturase encodes MDVALELFDPLVFDKVYAWALPHPGTGFGNSSDVHNLLAADAAPVSLWDRDNIYRQMISILLVTQFGATTLYFVFSALSYYLIFDRRLEYHPRFLKNQVRQEICSSLTAVPFINILTLPWFLAEVRGHSLLYGDVQSYGWTWLAISSILYMAFNDVAIYWIHRLEHHPSVYKYIHKPHHKWIVPTPWAALAFHPLDGYVQSLPYHAFVFICPMNRYLYMVLFVAVQIWTIFIHDGDMISGHWTEKFINSPAHHTLHHMYFTVNYGQYFTWCDNYFDSHRAPRPELDPIHDALKVMRAKGLVDEAGNPTVKPKNE; translated from the exons ATGGACGTCGCACTCGAACTCTTTGACCCCCTCGTTTTCGACAAGGTGTACGCCTGGGCATTGCCGCACCCTGGAACCGGCTTTGGCAATTCCTCAGATGTGCACAATCTCCTGGCCGCGGATGCCGCGCCCGTGTCTCTCTGGGATCGCGACAACATCTACCGTCAGATGATATCGATTCTCCTTGTCACACAATTCGGTGCCACCACTCTCTACTTCGTGTTCAGCGCATTGTCGTACTACCTTATCTTTGATCGTCGCCTCGAGTACCACCCCAGGTTCCTGAAGAACCAAGTGCGCCAAGAAATTTGTTCATCCTTAACGGCTGTCCCATTCATCAACATCTTGACTCTACCCTGGTTTCTGGCTGAGGTTCGCGGTCACAGCTTGTTGTACGGCGATGTCCAAAGTTATGGCTGGACCTGGCTCGCCATTTCGTCGATCCTTTACATGGCCTTCAACGACGTTGCTATCTACTGGATCCACCGCCTAGAGCACCACCCGAGTGTATACAAATACATCCACAAGCCGCACCACAAATGGATTG TTCCTACACCATGGGCCGCATTGGCTTTCCATCCTCTTGACGGATACGTGCAGTCGTTGCCGTACCA CGCTTTCGTCTTCATCTGTCCCATGAATAGATACCTCTACATGGTGCTCTTCGTCGCCGTACAGATCTGGACAATCTTCATCCATGATGGGGACATGATCTCCGGTCACTGGACTGAGAAGTTTATCAACAGTCCCGCTCATCACACACTACATCATATGTATTTCACTGTCAACTACGGACAGTACTTCACCTGGTGCGACAACTATTTTGACTCACACAGGGCACCAAGGCCTGAGCTCGACCCTATCCACGATGCTCTCAAGGTCATGAGGGCGAAAGGCCTTGTGGATGAGGCCGGCAATCCAACCGTCAAGCCGAAAAATGAGTAA
- a CDS encoding DNA helicase translates to MEQGTPADNDDRDDRDDRDDDVHHTPKPAATSPDAPHDAAPDGHVQLPIKDEGEAVAVALDGSDHGGVMQRSAKRRKLDGSHFLTATARTTTAATAFTSTSTCTSTSTTTSTSASTPRSASRAASPPWKSFTADGPTTVFENGVRKSSRVNRDAPPPPTPEPAKRAGRHTARPPLTNGNGNGNSNGNGNGNGNSNGNSTPRHGVTANRATPTSRKSERQRKPAAPARPTPPASPALGHVSPEAARKRGGRTRRAAQDAVAAAVAVAVDERSHDPRAANAHDHQPDDGLYADHLDPSAPAPRLRLKLRKLDPPQRHPLHLAPPPKHGSLQAFLAQDDPLEGEEGQRMTEAKAEEEAQRRMRIEGAAESGVLSQAVCSVFAPEPAPEPPQQYGHWDHVTAHALHFGRLLADEKKNHRRLAKILAREAQDRWSVKYKRKSKDELDREEMDRHILRYKQLVKDVKDAWGLVRVEIDKERVAKYEEEQLQLGHKAMDDMFNQAQEILGRGAADSASYYSEDRGFDGEMAELGSQVSDTSRIRNDDDVMSSSDDSEENNADDDDDANLTAEQLRAKYEQLPDLLDSSSGEETFESEEDAEDHVEEVTPAPTPESDFQTDDAFATPIEQTVSTNSWSDNRNSEPTYINPANVELEQVDDALLDSEDEEDASRSGSEAWPSDDAEDEDGSEAVLGTGASDLGTDDDDDDDDDDDNADDDDDDVGMMGFLGASDIRKLKEAAKASVEEEASEVYVQANGVNGHHSPSAADDQDESSIENQFVDSSRDVVNDENVHVNGHSNRAKSPIIQATADEPVEEDIVMEAGEDDVQAVELMPNKSRQTSSPPRAEIPPLLRGTLREYQHGGLDWLANLYDTETNGILADEMGLGKTIQTISLLAYIACYRNVWGPHLVVVPTSVMLNWEMEFKKFLPGFRILTYYGDINERKRKRMGWRNTGKDMYNVVITSYQLILQDAAAFKMRAWQYLILDEAHNIKNFKSQRWQTMLTLRTERRLLLTGTPLQNNIDELWSLLYFLMPAGFAGEGRIANLEEFTLALKNPTSQILDQGRQQLDAEAQKIVARLHEVLRPYLLRRLKAEVEKQMPGKYEHVVYCKLSKRQRQLYDGFMGRADTKQILSSGNYMSIINCLMSLRKVCNHPDLFETRAIVTSMAMPKSVVAEFEIKNLLIRKRVHEGMEDKRVNLDALNMVFARREQTQMRHARRSQQIRATRPLEDLIERQTRRINKNSPAGSSSLQATLSALARREQVAVRDHLQRCLSLTRTRTQFLPIYGKEIIDAVTVDWHAHVFGPRRAGIKILKPKPPLPNVYHPIQQSLQPQPTLVYPTHQPIPTNHQFGQSTTIIPPNEEEAQYDVIRRYHGELGFRSPKTIRAANEWCNEQVTHFFDMIPTLEQRAEALQPLITQFTCVTPAVAAEELAPLTVSKQGVELIRSSEMAHQRDPFHDARMRQSIAFPDKRLLQYDCGKLQRLATLLRDLQSGGHRVLIFTQMTKVLDILEQFLNIHGHRYLRLDGSTKVEQRQILTDRFNTDTSILAFILSSRSGGLGINLTGADTVIFYDLDWNPAMDKQCQDRAHRIGQTRDVHIYKFVSEYTIEANILRKSNQKRLLDDVIIQKGDFTTDAFNKVTWRDALDDDRGIDTSDEAGAAMERVLGERAGILGDARVMNTVEDTEDRNAASIAQKEIVDEIHDDQVDFNESSNATRAASEAVAAAAAEAELEGLVERRHVDEYMLSLYREEYGKEPYKPPTDRQKRNRKGQDPHVRQRKKKY, encoded by the coding sequence ATGGAACAAGGCACGCCTGCCGACAACGACGACCGCGACGACCGCGACGACCGCGACGACGACGTGCACCACACCCCGAAACCCGCCGCCACCAGCCCCGACGCGCCGCACGACGCCGCCCCTGATGGCCACGTCCAGCTGCCCATCAAGGACGAGGGCGAGGCGGTCGCGGTTGCGCTCGACGGCAGCGACCATGGTGGCGTCATGCAGCGCTCGGCCAAGCGCCGGAAGCTCGACGGCTCGCATTTCTTGACGGCCACGGCCAGGACCACGACTGCGGCCACGGCAttcacctccacctccacctgcacctccacctccaccaccacctccacctccgccTCTACGCCGCGCTCAGCCTCCCGCGCCGCATCGCCGCCCTGGAAGTCTTTCACCGCCGACGGACCCACGACCGTCTTCGAGAACGGCGTGCGCAAGTCGTCGCGCGTGAACCGGGACGCGCCGCCGCCCCCGACGCCCGAGCCTGCGAAACGCGCGGGCAGACACACGGCGAGGCCACCGCTGACAAACGGCAATGGCAACGGCAACAGCAACGGCAATGGCAATGGCAACGGCAACAGCAACGGCAACAGCACGCCCAGGCACGGCGTCACGGCGAACAGGGCCACGCCCACATCGCGCAAATCAGAGCGCCAGCGCAAACCTGCAGCCCCAGCACGCCCCACGCCGCCCGCATCGCCCGCCCTTGGCCATGTCTCGCCCGAAGCTGCCAGGAAGCGCGGCGGGCGCACACGGCGCGCCGCTCAGGACgccgttgctgctgctgtcgcGGTCGCGGTCGACGAGCGCAGCCACGACCCACGCGCAGCCAACGCACACGACCACCAGCCTGACGACGGCCTCTATGCCGACCACCTCGATCCCTCAGCTCCCGCGCCTCGCCTGCGTCTGAAGCTGCGCAAGCTCGACCCTCCGCAACGCCACCCTCTCCACCTCGCCCCGCCGCCCAAGCACGGCTCTCTCCAAGCCTTCCTCGCCCAGGACGACCCGCTCGAAGGCGAGGAAGGCCAGCGCATGACCGAGGCAAAGGCCGAGGAAGAGGCACAACGCCGCATGCGCATTGAAGGTGCTGCCGAGAGTGGCGTGCTGAGCCAGGCCGTCTGCAGCGTCTTTGCCCCCGAGCCGGCTCCCGAGCCACCACAGCAGTACGGCCACTGGGACCATGTCACTGCCCACGCCCTGCATTTCGGAAGATTGCTGGCCGACGAGAAGAAGAACCACAGGCGTCTGGCCAAGATCCTTGCGCGCGAGGCCCAAGATCGCTGGTCCGTCAAGTACAAGCGTAAGAGCAAAGACGAGCTCGACCGGGAAGAGATGGACCGCCACATCCTACGCTACAAACAGCTGGTCAAGGACGTCAAGGATGCCTGGGGCCTCGTCAGGGTCGAAATCGACAAAGAGCGCGTCGCCAAATATGAGGAGGAGCAACTGCAGCTGGGCCACAAGGCCATGGATGACATGTTCAACCAGGCGCAGGAAATCCTGGGCCGCGGTGCTGCTGACTCGGCATCCTACTACAGCGAGGACCGCGGGTTTGACGGCGAAATGGCTGAGTTGGGCAGTCAAGTCTCGGACACGTCCAGAATCCGCAACGATGATGATGTCATGTCCTCGAGCGACGACAGCGAGGAAAACAAtgcagacgacgacgacgatgcaAATCTTACCGCAGAGCAGCTACGCGCCAAGTATGAACAGCTGCCTGATCTCCTGGACAGCAGCTCGGGTGAGGAAACCTTTGAAAGCGAAGAAGATGCGGAGGATCATGTCGAAGAAGTCACGCCCGCGCCTACGCCAGAGTCTGATTTCCAGACGGACGATGCCTTTGCCACACCAATCGAACAAACAGTTTCCACCAACAGCTGGAGTGACAACCGCAACAGCGAGCCCACCTACATCAACCCCGCCAACGTCGAGCTGGAACAGGTCGACGACGCGTTGCTGGATTCTGAAGACGAAGAGGACGCTTCTCGATCTGGCAGTGAGGCTTGGCCAAGCGATGACGCTGAAGACGAGGACGGCTCAGAAGCAGTTCTAGGAACCGGAGCATCAGACTTGGGCAcagatgatgatgatgatgacgacgacgacgacgataatgctgatgatgatgatgacgatgTTGGCATGATGGGCTTCCTCGGTGCCAGTGATATCAGAAAGCTAAAGGAGGCCGCCAAGGCTTCGGTCGAAGAAGAGGCGTCAGAGGTATACGTGCAAGCGAACGGGGTAAACGGTCATCATTCACCGTCTGCGGCTGATGATCAGGACGAGTCTTCTATCGAGAATCAATTCGTCGACAGTAGTCGTGACGTAGTCAACGACGAGAACGTCCACGTCAATGGACACTCGAATCGCGCTAAATCACCTATCATCCAAGCCACTGCAGATGAGCCAGTGGAAGAGGACATCGTGATGGAAGCCGGAGAGGATGATGTGCAAGCAGTAGAGCTTATGCCCAACAAATCTCGCCAGACATCATCGCCTCCGCGCGCAGAGATTCCTCCTCTCTTGCGAGGTACACTCCGCGAATATCAACACGGCGGACTCGACTGGCTCGCGAATCTCTACGATACAGAGACCAACGGTATCCTCGCTGATGAGATGGGCCTGGGCAAGACCATACAAACCATCTCGCTTCTGGCCTACATTGCCTGTTATCGAAACGTGTGGGGCCCACATTTGGTAGTAGTCCCCACCAGCGTGATGCTCAATTGGGAGATGGAATTCAAGAAGTTCCTGCCTGGTTTCAGAATCCTGACCTATTACGGCGACATCAACGAACGCAAGCGTAAGCGTATGGGCTGGCGAAATACCGGTAAAGATATGTACAACGTCGTCATCACGTCGTATCAGCTCATTCTCCAGGACGCTGCCGCATTCAAAATGCGGGCATGGCAGTATCTCATCCTAGATGAAGCGCACAACATCAAGAACTTCAAGTCGCAGCGATGGCAGACTATGCTTACCTTGCGGACGGAGCGACGCCTGTTGCTGACAGGTACGCCATTGCAGAACAACATCGATGAGCTCTGGTCTTTGCTCTACTTTTTAATGCCTGCTGGCTTTGCTGGTGAAGGTCGCATCGCCAACCTTGAGGAATTCACTTTGGCTCTGAAGAATCCAACGTCACAAATCCTGGACCAAGGCCGACAGCAACTCGACGCTGAGGCGCAGAAGATCGTTGCCAGACTACACGAGGTGTTAAGACCGTACTTGCTCCGCAGACTAAAGGCGGAAGTTGAGAAGCAGATGCCTGGAAAGTATGAGCACGTTGTGTACTGCAAGCTGTCcaagcggcagcggcagcttTACGATGGTTTCATGGGCCGTGCGGATACGAAGCAAATTCTGTCATCTGGCAACTACATGTCCATTATCAACTGCTTGATGTCGCTACGAAAAGTGTGCAACCATCCGGATCTTTTCGAGACGCGTGCCATTGTCACTTCCATGGCGATGCCAAAGTCAGTGGTTGCTGAGTTTGAAATCAAAAACCTGTTGATTCGCAAGCGAGTGCATGAAGGGATGGAGGACAAGCGGGTGAATTTGGATGCGCTGAACATGGTCTTCGCACGACGCGAACAGACGCAAATGCGGCATGCTCGACGCTCACAGCAAATTCGCGCGACACGACCGCTGGAGGATCTCATCGAACGCCAGACTCGCCGAATCAACAAGAACTCTCCGGCAGGGTCCTCGTCACTACAGGCAACGTTGTCAGCACTGGCTCGTCGCGAACAAGTGGCCGTTCGCGATCATCTGCAGAGATGTCTCTCTCTTACTCGTACTCGGACGCAGTTTCTCCCAATCTACGGAAAAGAGATCATCGATGCTGTCACCGTTGACTGGCATGCGCATGTATTCGGTCCCCGACGTGCTGGCATCAAAATACTGAAGCCAAAACCACCGCTACCAAACGTATACCATCCGATACAACAGTCATTGCAGCCTCAGCCTACGCTAGTGTACCCAACGCATCAACCCATCCCAACGAATCATCAATTCGGGCAGTCCACGACGATCATACCACCAAATGAAGAAGAGGCGCAGTACGATGTGATAAGGAGATATCACGGTGAACTCGGCTTCAGATCGCCCAAGACGATTCGTGCTGCAAATGAGTGGTGCAACGAGCAAGTGACCCACTTCTTTGATATGATTCCCACCTTAGAACAGCGAGCAGAGGCTCTTCAGCCTCTCATCACCCAGTTCACATGCGTCACACCGGCAGTCGCTGCAGAGGAGCTCGCACCTTTGACAGTGTCGAAACAAGGTGTGGAGCTCATTAGGTCCTCAGAGATGGCCCACCAGCGGGATCCTTTCCACGATGCCCGCATGCGTCAGTCCATCGCTTTCCCTGACAAGCGTCTACTGCAGTACGACTGCGGAAAGCTGCAGCGACTTGCCACCCTTCTTCGTGATCTCCAGTCCGGAGGCCATCGTGTCTTGATTTTCACCCAGATGACCAAAGTGCTTGATATTCTGGAACAGTTCCTCAACATTCACGGCCACCGGTACCTACGTCTCGACGGATCTACCAAAGTCGAGCAGCGTCAAATTCTCACCGATCGATTCAACACCGACACCAGCATTCTGGCGTTCATCCTTTCATCCCGTTCTGGGGGTCTTGGCATCAACCTCACAGGCGCCGACACTGTCATCTTCTACGATCTCGACTGGAATCCCGCCATGGACAAACAGTGTCAAGACCGAGCTCACCGCATCGGCCAGACACGCGATGTCCACATCTACAAGTTTGTCAGCGAGTATACCATCGAAGCCAACATCCTGCGCAAATCGAACCAGAAACGCCTGCTCGACGATGTCATCATCCAGAAAGGCGACTTCACAACCGACGCCTTCAACAAGGTCACCTGGCGCGATGCACTGGATGATGACCGTGGCATCGACACCTCCGATGAAGCCGGCGCAGCTATGGAGAGGGTTCTCGGTGAGCGCGCCGGCATCCTAGGCGACGCGCGTGTCATGAACACTGTCGAAGATACCGAAGACCGCAACGCTGCTTCCATCGCGCAAAAGGAGATTGTGGACGAGATTCACGACGACCAAGTCGATTTCAACGAGTCTAGCAATGCAACACGCGCTGCATCTGaagctgttgctgctgccgctgccgagGCAGAGCTGGAGGGGCTAGTCGAGAGAAGACATGTGGACGAGTACATGCTGAGCTTGTACAGAGAGGAATATGGAAAAGAGCCATATAAGCCACCGACAGACCGACAGAAGAGAAATCGGAAGGGCCAAGACCCGCATGTTAGGCAGCGAAAAAagaagtactag
- a CDS encoding Threonine--tRNA ligase has product MPPALRSALRAPLRQLWRRQHATTPTRSCSCSSPHQFQASIKHSSSDVELNPTATAAEPPTPALDHRTLAATHNLFVTSPYSPGSPLILPNGAYVFQKLQAFLRAQYPQFGFQEVITPIIYKKSLWEKSGHWQNYAEDMFSVEGRDKKGEDEEEFGLKPMNCPGHCLLFSTDIKSYRDLPVRLADFSALHRNEISGSLTGLTRVRRFHQDDAHIFCRQDQILTEIEQTLKFVGMVYETFGLGPYKLLLSTRPKDSFIGSVEEWDKAEAQLTTALNNIGGEWAINEGDGAFYGPKIDIILKDSNGKEHQTATIQLDFQLPQRFDLQYQASPEELETGSTSSMDVGLDSAYRRPVIVHRAIYGSIERFMALLIEHYAGRYPFWLSPRPAIVLSLNSDPAVLQHVSRIQSVLSGVQSHEMPVPDPSSAPKPLPLSNIHLPIDVDTTNRPLGKKIADARSKKYNHIIVVGNRDVESGGMNMQIVNQPGEETAIRVLEEALGRQLTETDKSKKQTSIGLVGARKYFENLVTSYL; this is encoded by the coding sequence ATGCCACCAGCGCTGCGATCTGCATTGCGGGCTCCATTGCGTCAGCTTTGGAGACGTCAGCATGCTACAACACCAACCCGGAGCTGCTCGTGCTCTTCGCCGCACCAGTTCCAAGCTTCGATAAAGCACTCCTCGTCCGATGTCGAGCTCAATCCCACAGCTACGGCTGCCGAGCCACCAACACCCGCGCTCGACCATCGCACGCTCGCAGCGACACACAATCTTTTCGTGACGTCGCCATACAGCCCCGGTTCGCCGCTCATCCTCCCCAATGGTGCCTATGTCTTCCAGAAGTTACAGGCTTTCCTCCGCGCGCAATATCCACAGTTTGGCTTTCAAGAGGTCATCACACCCATAATATACAAGAAGTCGCTCTGGGAGAAGTCTGGTCACTGGCAGAACTATGCCGAGGACATGTTCAGTGTGGAGGGAAGAGACAAGAAgggcgaggacgaggaagagTTTGGGCTGAAGCCCATGAACTGCCCCGGCCATTGCTTGCTGTTCAGCACCGACATCAAGAGTTACCGTGATCTTCCTGTCCGCCTGGCAGATTTCAGCGCGTTGCACAGAAATGAGATCTCAGGATCGCTGACTGGCTTGACGAGGGTGCGAAGATTCCACCAGGACGATGCGCACATCTTCTGCCGCCAAGACCAGATCTTAACCGAGATCGAGCAGACGCTGAAGTTTGTTGGCATGGTGTACGAGACCTTCGGTTTGGGTCCGTACAAGCTGCTCCTGTCGACACGCCCAAAGGACAGTTTTATCGGCAGCGTTGAAGAATGGGATAAAGCTGAGGCACAGCTCACTACTGCGCTAAACAACATTGGTGGCGAATGGGCCATTAACGAAGGCGATGGCGCATTCTACGGCCCTAAGATCGACATTATCTTGAAAGACTCGAACGGCAAGGAGCACCAGACTGCGACCATCCAGCTTGACTTCCAGCTGCCACAGCGTTTTGATTTGCAGTACCAGGCCTCGCCAGAGGAACTGGAGACAGGCTCGACATCGTCGATGGACGTTGGCCTCGACTCAGCCTACCGTCGTCCGGTCATTGTTCACCGTGCTATATACGGTTCGATCGAGCGCTTCATGGCCCTACTGATCGAGCACTATGCGGGCAGATATCCCTTTTGGCTTTCTCCGCGACCAGCCATAGTTTTGTCGCTCAACTCGGACCCTGCTGTTCTGCAACACGTCTCTCGCATACAGTCTGTACTTTCGGGAGTACAATCTCACGAAATGCCGGTGCCCGATCCCTCCTCAGCACCGAAACCTCTGCCGCTCTCGAACATCCACTTGCCAATCGACGTCGACACGACCAATCGGCCACTTGGCAAGAAAATCGCCGATGCAAGGAGCAAGAAATACAACCACATCATTGTGGTGGGCAATAGAGACGTCGAAAGCGGTGGCATGAACATGCAGATTGTGAACCAGCCTGGCGAGGAAACAGCCATACGCGTGCTGGAGGAGGCTTTGGGGCGACAACTTACAGAAACAGACAAGTCCAAGAAGCAAACCAGCATCGGCTTGGTTGGTGCGAGGAAATATTTTGAGAATCTAGTCACCTCTTATTTGTAG